GACGGTCTCGGTTTCCTTCGGTTTCGTTTGGTCAGTCATTTTAGGTACCTCCTTCTGTTCCTTTCTTTTGCTTTTCATCAGAATTCCGCTTTACGGGAATGACATCCAGAAAGATTTCCATCACGTCATCAATCTGATCCCAGGCTCTGGCCATCTGAGCCTTGATCTGCTGCGCCTCGGCGTCATTGATCCCTCCCGAAAGGGAGTCCATGATGACCTGACGGCACTGGTCGATGCTCGTCAGGGCCTCCGGCACCTCTTTCTTCAACCTGTCCATTTTCCCGATCAGGTTGACGGTGATCCGCAGTGCCCAGGGAAGCCAGAGAAGGATATTCGCCCACATAGTCATACCTCCTGTTGCCAATTCAATTCCCTATCTCCCACCCCCGCCCCCACCCACATCCGCTCCTCCGCAATCCTTTGCAGCTCGGCCTCCGGGTTGAGGATTCCCAGCTCGGTCATGGCCCTGGACCGCGAATGCAAAGCGGCGCCGACCAGGAGCTGCTCCGTTCGCGCCAGGGTGAGGACATCCTGGGGCAGGAGAGATGACCAGACGATATCTGTGGCCAGCCCCCCGTAGTTGGCTCCCGTCTTCTGCTCCAGGATGCGCAGGATCATATCGTTCCGTTTGCGGTAGGCCACCCTCCTGATGAGGCGCTTGCGCTGCGCCTTCTGCACCAGGGATTGCAGTTCCACCTGTAAGGCCACTCCGGACAGGTCCCTCTCCGTGCCCCCGAAGGCCGCCCGGGGCGATTCTGCCACGTCGTGCATGACACGGTAGAGAAGGTTCATATAATCGATATGCAGCTTCACCCCGCCACCCTTGAGCAGGTCGAGCAGGTAGGCTTTGGTGCCTTCCGGCAGGTTCCACACCGCCCCAGGGGCAACGGCGATATCCTCCGACTCCTCGATATTCTCCAGCACCGCGATGGGATTCCCGCTCAGTTCCAGGATGCGTGACAACTGGGAGACGGCGCGGTTCAGCTCCCGCTGCGGCTCCATGATGACCGGCAGGTCGGACACTCCCCAGAACTGCTTC
The Chloroflexota bacterium DNA segment above includes these coding regions:
- a CDS encoding phage portal protein, giving the protein DFDTEVDCSILGDAAYKVMWDSDEKRVRVTAPDVQGLFAWWRGDDVSSVYRVASRYTLTREQVEEIYSVTPQKDAVTIIEDWTPETFTLWMDNAIHSTIANPYGFIPFIIYPNLREPKQFWGVSDLPVIMEPQRELNRAVSQLSRILELSGNPIAVLENIEESEDIAVAPGAVWNLPEGTKAYLLDLLKGGGVKLHIDYMNLLYRVMHDVAESPRAAFGGTERDLSGVALQVELQSLVQKAQRKRLIRRVAYRKRNDMILRILEQKTGANYGGLATDIVWSSLLPQDVLTLARTEQLLVGAALHSRSRAMTELGILNPEAELQRIAEERMWVGAGVGDRELNWQQEV